The Tubulanus polymorphus chromosome 1, tnTubPoly1.2, whole genome shotgun sequence genome contains a region encoding:
- the LOC141914248 gene encoding uncharacterized protein LOC141914248: protein MVKVASIGVVLTILICLRLRGLFAVKCLSSHSKVEINNSTQTQGSTVIITCTIKSRTPSVCDSNVYWKNHDHNLTINVDSESCSFDKSNIYDESRLKVECVGDSLYRLYIYYLNAYEHSGTWSCGTGAQVFSSVKKLSVCCPPAKPYMYNEAFGDLLGSITPRIPIIRVLLNHYDRIVCNAYKKTGLNWPVLPITYTWSRLSNDGQPFQVFRDEVSKAGSSGLPASEVSKTTLGGRSGRFICQAANRYGSIESDPVQIDILGNYLKPIAVKINLNKNPIDEGEILIITCTAENGNPPPVLLPDGPFKFRSVNYSLDDSYFVYSTVVHKDANNHALWCKAAESVGKSSPAVTIQVNYPPSTVVLSSPSMPLEEYRSFSNLPVSKNVDKVLLRCQTDKTSHPSVIDIIWRKWPPAEYAPRIIGGATVSLYDGTVSSTLEITISENEASAEYRCIVRYRNKDILRSEIVIISPELYTASAPKIQPVVKSIILLSVVAICILSIFSCAINIMAFIKTQEKPDGAIERLFNAFERMLIFCERKRSKRPPRENKRRVQSRTTRRRLGPEDISPPTPIIQRKETNTDTNHIVRTTNVVPV, encoded by the exons GTTAAAGTTGCCAGTATCGGTGTTGTTCTAACAATACTAATCTGTCTTCGACTACgag GTTTGTTCGCGGTGAAATGTTTAAGTAGTCACTCTAAGGTGGAGATCAACAACAGTACGCAAACTCAGGGCTCTACCGTTATCATAACATGCACGATCAAATCTCGGACGCCGAGTGTTTGCGATTCGAACGTTTACTGGAAAAATCACGATCACAATTTGACGATCAACGTCGATTCGGAGTCGTGTAGCTTCGATAAATCGAATATCTACGATGAAAGTCGTCTGAAAGTTGAATGCGTCGGAGACTCGCTTTACAGGCTTTACATCTACTACCTGAACGCGTATGAGCATTCCGGTACCTGGTCCTGCGGAACTGGCGCGCAGGTCTTCAGCAGCGTCAAAAAATTATCAG TGTGTTGTCCTCCGGCCAAGCCATACATGTACAATGAAGCATTTGGGGATTTACTTGGATCTATCACTCCAAGAATTCCAATCATTCGAGTTCTACTTAATCATTACGACCGTATCGTCTGCAATGCCTACAAGAAGACCGGACTGAATTGGCCAGTACTTCCCATAACGTATACGTGGTCACGGCTATCCAATGACGGTCAACCGTTCCAGGTGTTCCGAGACGAGGTTTCCAAGGCTGGCAGTTCTGGTTTACCAGCGTCAGAGgtttcaaaaacaactttagGCGGTAGGAGTGGTAGATTCATTTGTCAAGCCGCAAACAGATACGGCTCGATCGAAAGCGATCCGGTGCAAATAGACATACTTG GTAACTATCTAAAACCGATCGCggttaaaatcaatttgaacaaGAACCCGATAGACGAGGGTGAAATTCTGATTATCACGTGTACAGCTGAAAACGGAAATCCGCCGCCTGTTCTCTTGCCAGACGGACCTTTCAAATTCAGATCCGTCAACTACTCGCTCGACGATAGCTATTTCGTATATTCAACGGTCGTTCATAAAGACGCGAACAACCACGCTCTCTGGTGTAAAGCGGCCGAATCGGTGGGCAAATCGTCACCTGCAGTTACCATCCAAGTTAATT ATCCCCCTTCAACGGTAGTTCTTTCATCGCCGTCGATGCCGTTGGAAGAGTACAGATCGTTTAGTAATTTACCTGTTTCAAAAAATGTCGACAAAGTTTTACTGCGCTGCCAAACGGACAAAACCAGCCATCCGAGCGTTATTGACATTATCTGGCGCAAGTGGCCGCCTGCTGAATATGCACCGCGGataataggtggcgctactgtgAGTTTATACGACGGCACAGTATCCAGTACCCTCGAGATAACTATCAGCGAAAACGAGGCTTCGGCCGAGTACAGATGTATTGTACGTTACCGCAATAAAGATATCTTAAGATCAGAAATAGTTATCATTTCTCCAGAGCTTTACACAG cctCTGCTCCGAAAATTCAACCTGTGGTCAAATCCATAATTCTGCTGAGTGTAGTCGCCAtatgtattttatcaattttttcgtGCGCCATTaa CATTATGGCTTTCATAAAAACTCAAGAAAAACCGGATGGCGCGATCGAACGCTTGTTCAATGCTTTCGAGAGGATGCTTATTTTTTGCGAACGAAAACGATCGAAACGTCCACCGCGGGAGAATAAACGACGGGTTCAGTCGCGGACCACTAGGCGGCGTCTTGGACCGGAAGATATTTCTCCGCCCACACCGATTATCCAACGGAAAGAAACGAATACCGATACAAATCACATCGTCCGAACTACGAATGTTGTGCCCGTATGA